Below is a genomic region from Methanococcus vannielii SB.
TGTAAACAATAATTTAAAATATCCAGAATATAACGATTGGAGCGTTGTTGGGCTTTATTATGCAGCATATCATGCAGCACTATCCCTTCTTGCAAAAAAGAATTTTATCTCAAAAAGCCATAATGCAACAGTTGTTTTTTTAATAAGGCACTATACGAAAGAATTTAGCGAAAAAGATATTCAATTAATTGATGAACTCTTAATTACTAAAAAAGATTTGGCTTTTTACACGGCACTGCGTTCAGAACGACAAAATGCAAGCTATTCAACAGATATAATGTTTGGCCAAAATAAAGTTAGGGAACTTTTAAAAAAGACAGTAGAGTTTGTAAATAAGGTTGATGACATACTTGAAGAAATTTAGCTTCACTTATGTTTTTAGTTTAATTTAAAAATAGTTATATTTTAAAATAATTATGAGATTTTAATAATTATTTATCCTTTTTTTCATCATTTAATTTGATATTTAGGTCATTTGGGAACCAAATTGTTCGCTGTGGGAATGGAATTTCAATTTTTTCGTTATCAAGGGCTTTTTTAATATTTCTTATCATTTCTTTTCTAATATCTAGCCATTTTTCCGTTGGCGCCCATGCTCTAACTGTAATATCTACACTACTATCTCCTAAATTATTTGCAAAAACTACGGGTTCTGGTTCAACAAGTACATAAGTCATTTCTCGAAGTACTTTTACTATAATTTCAACTGCACGGTCTATATCTTCTTTATATGCAATTCCAATTGTGACTTCTGCACGTCTTGCGGGATACTTTTTGTTATTAATTATCTCTGAATTAAAAACTTTTTCGTTAGGAATTCTAACTAATACTCCATCCCAAGTTCTTATTCTAGTCGACATCATTTTAATGTCATTTACCATTCCAGATTTATTTCCAATTTCAACTGAATCACCAATTTTCAACGGTTTGTCAAAATAAAGAAATATTCCGGATATAAAGTTTGAAACAACCGTTTGTGATGCAAAACCTAATATTATACCCGTAATTCCCCCTGCAACTAGTAATGTACCTAAACGGTCAGTTAATCCCAATATTTGAAAGCTAATTCCAAAAGCAATAATCATTACAAGGTAATTAAATAATGATGCTTTTAACCGGTATTCTACAAATTTTCCTTCCTGGGCCCCCTTTACAAGTAAATATCGTTTGGAACGGTTAGATATTCGGTATGAAAAATAAATAATTAAAAAGGAGTAAATCAAAGATTTTAAGTCAAAACCAAAGACTTCATATGAAAATAACCCTTCTAGGACGTTTAATGCAAAAATTACGAATATTGCAAGAATAAATATTGAAACTAATCCTGCAGTATCTTCATTTAATATCCAAGGGTGTTTGGTATTTTCTGAAAGTACTTTCAGCTGTTTTTCAATAAAATGGGATAGTAAAAGCCCTAAAGCTATAATACTTACTAATTTTATAATTGACATATGGGGTAATCCATAAAATGAACCATCTAGACTAAAAAATAATTCAAACATTTTTAGATTCTCCTTAAAAAACCGCTTACTGGAGTAACGTTTTTAGTCCCATTCAATCCTGATTTCGGGGATTTTATAGTATTTATCATCTCAACGTTTCCAT
It encodes:
- a CDS encoding mechanosensitive ion channel family protein — protein: MFELFFSLDGSFYGLPHMSIIKLVSIIALGLLLSHFIEKQLKVLSENTKHPWILNEDTAGLVSIFILAIFVIFALNVLEGLFSYEVFGFDLKSLIYSFLIIYFSYRISNRSKRYLLVKGAQEGKFVEYRLKASLFNYLVMIIAFGISFQILGLTDRLGTLLVAGGITGIILGFASQTVVSNFISGIFLYFDKPLKIGDSVEIGNKSGMVNDIKMMSTRIRTWDGVLVRIPNEKVFNSEIINNKKYPARRAEVTIGIAYKEDIDRAVEIIVKVLREMTYVLVEPEPVVFANNLGDSSVDITVRAWAPTEKWLDIRKEMIRNIKKALDNEKIEIPFPQRTIWFPNDLNIKLNDEKKDK
- a CDS encoding HEPN domain-containing protein, with protein sequence MLNVEEYFKNKSKLERNYEFHISKKTLSYESHAKSLVNAHVDKAKHNLSFVNNNLKYPEYNDWSVVGLYYAAYHAALSLLAKKNFISKSHNATVVFLIRHYTKEFSEKDIQLIDELLITKKDLAFYTALRSERQNASYSTDIMFGQNKVRELLKKTVEFVNKVDDILEEI